In Mytilus galloprovincialis chromosome 1, xbMytGall1.hap1.1, whole genome shotgun sequence, the following are encoded in one genomic region:
- the LOC143047583 gene encoding PHD finger protein 24-like isoform X3, producing the protein MADKSLWDSFIPKAKVIGSFAKHCKDHKKERAELIKFVEHMVEDLKEGKEDIDITERYQFRVRKLSVVPASKTRDVEYTLNKNGHDEYCFVCEEPFPHFSKEDVYPCRVCTRAFHKKCVELLNDSECSQFDKETMDRRHTNSGWSCYKCANLSHLLTDKETSTLFEIFDEIDINGDSYISQEEFVNYKNKTVHMASTDSGKQQIVLQFKKIDTDKDGRINWWEFLSHEARSFLAKRPTDELLDMLTEKEIVHAKAVFSHMDDDGDGLVTHTKALTAYRNWYKRLDVLYFVQN; encoded by the exons ATGGCCGACAAAAGTTTGTGGGATTCCTTCATTCCAAAAGCAAAAGTAATCGGTAGTTTTGCAAAACATTGTAAAGATCACAAAAAGGAACGTGCCGAACTGATTAAATTTGTTGAACACATGGTGGAAGATTTGAAAGAAGGCAAAGAAGATATAGACATAACGGAGCGGTATCAGTTTAGAGTACGAAAACTTTCTGTGGTACCAGCGTCAAAAACTAGAGACGTAGAATACACG CTTAATAAGAATGGTCACGATGAGTACTGTTTTGTTTGCGAAGAGCCTTTTCCTCACTTTAGTAAGGAGGATGTATATCCTTGTCGCGTGTGTACCCGTGCCTTCCATAAAAAATGTGTAGAATTGTTGAATGATTCAGAATGTTCCCAGTTTGACAAGGAAACCATGGATAGAAGACATACAAATAGTGGCTGGAGCTGTTATAAATGT GCAAACTTATCTCATCTTCTAACCGACAAAGAAACCTCAActctttttgagatatttgatgaAATAGACATTAATGGCG ATTCGTATATTTCGCAAGAAGAAtttgtaaattacaaaaataaaacggTTCACATGGCATCAACAGACAGCGGAAAACAACAAATCGTTttacagtttaaaaaaattgatacGGACAAAGATGGACGTATAAATTGGTGGGAATTCCTCAGTCATGAAGCTAGGTCATTTCTGGCAAAAAGACCAACG GACGAGTTATTAGACATGCTAACAGAAAAGGAAATAGTTCATGCGAAGGCTGTGTTCTCTCACATGGATGACGATGGTGATGGTCTAGTGACACATACCAAAGCTTTGACGGCATACAGAAACTGGTACAAAAGATTAGATGT TCTTTATTTCGTACAGAACTGA
- the LOC143047583 gene encoding PHD finger protein 24-like isoform X1, whose amino-acid sequence MADKSLWDSFIPKAKVIGSFAKHCKDHKKERAELIKFVEHMVEDLKEGKEDIDITERYQFRVRKLSVVPASKTRDVEYTLNKNGHDEYCFVCEEPFPHFSKEDVYPCRVCTRAFHKKCVELLNDSECSQFDKETMDRRHTNSGWSCYKCANLSHLLTDKETSTLFEIFDEIDINGDSYISQEEFVNYKNKTVHMASTDSGKQQIVLQFKKIDTDKDGRINWWEFLSHEARSFLAKRPTDELLDMLTEKEIVHAKAVFSHMDDDGDGLVTHTKALTAYRNWYKRLDVTDSSTLNLHADVAAQMVMEHDKKNKGTVTWVEFLTGQALYIVCGRPNL is encoded by the exons ATGGCCGACAAAAGTTTGTGGGATTCCTTCATTCCAAAAGCAAAAGTAATCGGTAGTTTTGCAAAACATTGTAAAGATCACAAAAAGGAACGTGCCGAACTGATTAAATTTGTTGAACACATGGTGGAAGATTTGAAAGAAGGCAAAGAAGATATAGACATAACGGAGCGGTATCAGTTTAGAGTACGAAAACTTTCTGTGGTACCAGCGTCAAAAACTAGAGACGTAGAATACACG CTTAATAAGAATGGTCACGATGAGTACTGTTTTGTTTGCGAAGAGCCTTTTCCTCACTTTAGTAAGGAGGATGTATATCCTTGTCGCGTGTGTACCCGTGCCTTCCATAAAAAATGTGTAGAATTGTTGAATGATTCAGAATGTTCCCAGTTTGACAAGGAAACCATGGATAGAAGACATACAAATAGTGGCTGGAGCTGTTATAAATGT GCAAACTTATCTCATCTTCTAACCGACAAAGAAACCTCAActctttttgagatatttgatgaAATAGACATTAATGGCG ATTCGTATATTTCGCAAGAAGAAtttgtaaattacaaaaataaaacggTTCACATGGCATCAACAGACAGCGGAAAACAACAAATCGTTttacagtttaaaaaaattgatacGGACAAAGATGGACGTATAAATTGGTGGGAATTCCTCAGTCATGAAGCTAGGTCATTTCTGGCAAAAAGACCAACG GACGAGTTATTAGACATGCTAACAGAAAAGGAAATAGTTCATGCGAAGGCTGTGTTCTCTCACATGGATGACGATGGTGATGGTCTAGTGACACATACCAAAGCTTTGACGGCATACAGAAACTGGTACAAAAGATTAGATGT AACTGACTCGTCGACTTTAAATCTTCATGCAGATGTAGCTGCGCAAATGGTAATGGAACATGACAAGAAAAACAAAGG AACCGTAACCTGGGTTGAATTCCTGACTGGACAAGCCTTGTATATAGTTTGTGGAAGACCTAATTTATAA
- the LOC143047583 gene encoding PHD finger protein 24-like isoform X2, whose protein sequence is MADKSLWDSFIPKAKVIGSFAKHCKDHKKERAELIKFVEHMVEDLKEGKEDIDITERYQFRVRKLSVVPASKTRDVEYTLNKNGHDEYCFVCEEPFPHFSKEDVYPCRVCTRAFHKKCVELLNDSECSQFDKETMDRRHTNSGWSCYKCANLSHLLTDKETSTLFEIFDEIDINGDSYISQEEFVNYKNKTVHMASTDSGKQQIVLQFKKIDTDKDGRINWWEFLSHEARSFLAKRPTDELLDMLTEKEIVHAKAVFSHMDDDGDGLVTHTKALTAYRNWYKRLDVCSCANGNGT, encoded by the exons ATGGCCGACAAAAGTTTGTGGGATTCCTTCATTCCAAAAGCAAAAGTAATCGGTAGTTTTGCAAAACATTGTAAAGATCACAAAAAGGAACGTGCCGAACTGATTAAATTTGTTGAACACATGGTGGAAGATTTGAAAGAAGGCAAAGAAGATATAGACATAACGGAGCGGTATCAGTTTAGAGTACGAAAACTTTCTGTGGTACCAGCGTCAAAAACTAGAGACGTAGAATACACG CTTAATAAGAATGGTCACGATGAGTACTGTTTTGTTTGCGAAGAGCCTTTTCCTCACTTTAGTAAGGAGGATGTATATCCTTGTCGCGTGTGTACCCGTGCCTTCCATAAAAAATGTGTAGAATTGTTGAATGATTCAGAATGTTCCCAGTTTGACAAGGAAACCATGGATAGAAGACATACAAATAGTGGCTGGAGCTGTTATAAATGT GCAAACTTATCTCATCTTCTAACCGACAAAGAAACCTCAActctttttgagatatttgatgaAATAGACATTAATGGCG ATTCGTATATTTCGCAAGAAGAAtttgtaaattacaaaaataaaacggTTCACATGGCATCAACAGACAGCGGAAAACAACAAATCGTTttacagtttaaaaaaattgatacGGACAAAGATGGACGTATAAATTGGTGGGAATTCCTCAGTCATGAAGCTAGGTCATTTCTGGCAAAAAGACCAACG GACGAGTTATTAGACATGCTAACAGAAAAGGAAATAGTTCATGCGAAGGCTGTGTTCTCTCACATGGATGACGATGGTGATGGTCTAGTGACACATACCAAAGCTTTGACGGCATACAGAAACTGGTACAAAAGATTAGATGT ATGTAGCTGCGCAAATGGTAATGGAACATGA